The Symphalangus syndactylus isolate Jambi chromosome 11, NHGRI_mSymSyn1-v2.1_pri, whole genome shotgun sequence genome contains a region encoding:
- the HINT1 gene encoding adenosine 5'-monophosphoramidase HINT1: MADEIAKAQVARPGGDTIFGKIIRKEIPAKIIFEDDQCLAFHDISPQAPTHFLVIPKKHISQISAAEDDDESLLGHLMIVGKKCAADLGLNKGYRMVVNEGSDGGQSVYHVHLHVLGGRQMHWPPG, encoded by the exons ATGGCAGATGAGATTGCCAAGGCTCAGGTCGCTCGGCCTGGTGGCGACACGATCTTCGGGAAGATCATCCGCAAGGAAATACCAGCCAAAATCATTTTTGAGGATGACCAG TGCCTTGCTTTCCATGACATTTCCCCTCAGGCACCAACACATTTTCTGGTGATACCCAAGAAACATATATCCCAGATTTCTGCAGCAGAAGATGATGATGAAAGT cttcttgGACACTTAATGATTGTTGGCAAGAAATGTGCTGCTGATCTGGGCCTGAATAAGGGTTATCGAATGGTAGTGAATGAAGGTTCAGATGGTGGACAGTCGGTCTATCACGTTCATCTCCATGTTCTTGGAGGTCGGCAGATGCATTGGCCTCCTGGTTAA